A part of Candidatus Poribacteria bacterium genomic DNA contains:
- a CDS encoding sulfatase-like hydrolase/transferase, whose protein sequence is MAKQPNIIFLMTDQQRFDTVSALGNPIIQTPGLNRIVREGTSFTSAYCPSPVCVASRCSFLLGQWAHETGCTNNSPMPQERVSVMEMLNAAGYQTHGIGKMHFSPQGRKMWGFETRDYSEEGPGPDDFTEFLRENDYDHIVAPHGERSEYYYIPQPSQLPARLHHTQWVGDKTLAFLSGRDTGRPFLCWSSFIKPHPPFESPVPWSRLYRTVEMPLPFLPADYEHLHTYWNRHQNRYKYRDQGRDMNLLRTMRAAYYAAISFIDYQVGRILDYLESENQLDNTLILYTSDHGELLGDYDCYGKRSFLDAAARIPLLVRYPERFAANAQCDTPTSLVDVLPTSLGAADLPLSADRSGADLADIATGTAHRDAIVGQLGQESTGLYMLLTEEYKYIYSAADRKEWLFRRLQGRLDDRSLAGNPAYSGILNTYRQRLIERFREDGYERPLDGDKWRDFPAPVEPENPDAGQLFQDGRSVSDQFPSGYSPHIDPL, encoded by the coding sequence ATGGCGAAACAACCGAATATTATCTTTCTGATGACGGATCAGCAACGCTTTGATACGGTCAGTGCGCTTGGAAATCCGATCATTCAAACCCCAGGACTCAACCGTATCGTTCGGGAGGGAACGAGTTTTACGTCAGCATATTGTCCATCCCCCGTGTGTGTCGCCTCCCGTTGCAGTTTTCTGCTCGGTCAGTGGGCACACGAAACTGGATGCACAAACAATTCGCCAATGCCGCAGGAGCGTGTCTCAGTGATGGAAATGCTCAACGCAGCAGGTTACCAGACACACGGTATCGGTAAAATGCATTTTTCACCACAGGGACGTAAGATGTGGGGGTTTGAAACGCGAGACTATTCCGAAGAGGGTCCGGGGCCCGATGATTTCACCGAGTTTCTACGTGAGAACGACTATGACCATATCGTCGCACCACACGGTGAGCGGAGTGAGTACTACTATATCCCACAACCCTCACAACTGCCTGCCCGTTTACATCACACACAGTGGGTAGGCGATAAAACACTGGCGTTCCTCTCTGGGCGCGATACGGGGCGTCCGTTTCTCTGTTGGAGCAGTTTCATCAAACCACACCCGCCGTTTGAATCCCCGGTGCCGTGGAGTCGGCTCTACCGCACGGTCGAAATGCCACTCCCGTTCCTTCCTGCAGATTATGAACATCTGCATACCTACTGGAATCGGCATCAAAACCGGTATAAGTACCGGGACCAAGGACGGGATATGAACCTTCTGCGGACAATGCGAGCTGCTTACTACGCCGCCATCTCTTTCATCGACTATCAGGTCGGACGCATCCTTGATTACCTCGAATCAGAAAACCAATTGGACAACACGCTCATCCTGTATACGTCCGATCACGGTGAATTGCTCGGCGACTACGACTGCTATGGAAAACGTTCCTTCTTGGACGCGGCGGCTCGGATCCCGCTACTTGTCCGCTACCCTGAACGTTTCGCGGCAAACGCGCAATGCGACACACCGACCAGTCTGGTGGATGTCCTTCCAACCAGTCTCGGCGCAGCAGACCTCCCGCTATCAGCAGATCGGAGCGGAGCTGATCTTGCCGATATTGCCACCGGGACTGCACACCGAGATGCAATCGTCGGGCAATTGGGACAGGAAAGCACAGGCCTCTATATGCTTTTGACAGAGGAATACAAATATATCTATTCTGCCGCCGATCGAAAGGAGTGGCTCTTCAGACGGCTACAGGGAAGACTTGATGACCGAAGTCTTGCGGGTAATCCCGCATACAGTGGAATTCTCAACACCTATCGACAACGCTTGATTGAACGGTTCCGAGAGGATGGCTATGAACGTCCGCTTGACGGCGATAAATGGCGTGATTTCCCAGCACCGGTCGAGCCTGAAAATCCAGATGCTGGACAACTTTTTCAAGATGGTCGTTCCGTGAGCGATCAGTTCCCATCAGGATATTCACCCCATATTGATCCGCTATAG